The nucleotide window GGTCCACTAGTTGCATTGCTAGTCGGGGTGAGCCTTAATTTACAAATGGAGGATGGTGTAAATGAGTGGTTCTTAGCGATGATGTTTATGAATTTCACCTATGCTCTATTGTTCTTACCATTGATTACTGGTGTATTAGCAGGCACTATTTGTCGCTATGAGCATCAAGCAGGGGGCTGGAAGCAGCTACTAGCACTGCCTGTTTCGAGAGGGCGAGTATTTAGTGCAAAATATGTATTGTTAATACTATTAGTGCTTGTGATTCAATTGTTATATCTTGCGGCAATTTATGCAGTAGGTACAGTGAGAGGCTTTACAGCGCCTTTCCCAATTGAAATTGTTTGGAAAAGCATTATAGGGGGCTGGGTGGCAACACTTCCGTTAGTAGCATTGCAACTATGGTTATCGGCAGCATTTAAAAGCTTTGCAGCGCCATTTGCGATTAATGTCATTTTTACATTGCCTACGATATTCGCCATCAATTCTGAGAAAATTGCTCCATATTATCCTTGGGCACAGCCATTTTCGATGATGTATATTGGCGGCGATACGGAGGATATTTTCTTTATTCCGTGGGAGCAATTACTGACAGTTGTAGGTGGCAGCTTTTTATTATTTTTCCTTTGCGGCTATATTTATTTTCAACGAAAGACTGTTTAAATAATAGGAAAAGCCCCCTTAACCTACTTTGGTGGAGTATAATAATGGAAAAGTAGAGGTGGGATGCTTTATGAAAAAAATCGTTATTCGTGAATTCGGTGAGCCTAACGTATTACAGTATGTCGAAACAGATAAGCCTACTATTGATGATTCGGAAGTTTTAATTCAAGTGAAAAATTTTAGCATTAATTATGCAGATATTAAAAATCGTAAAGGTGGTAAAGCGACGGCAAATTTCCCAATGAGCTTGGGCTTAGATTTAGCTGGTGTTGTTGTAGCGGTTGGTAAATCTGTGACACATCTTGAAATTGGTGATCGAGTAGCCGCCTTTGCGAAAGATGGGACATATGCTGAATATGCGGTAGCAAATGAAAAATTAGCATTTAAGCTGCCAGAGGAAGTGTCATTTGAGCAAGGGGCAGCGGGGCTTACTGTAACATTTCTAAGCTACATTTTAACAAATGAACTAGTAAACATTTCAAGGGATGCCTCTGTTATTGTCCATGCGGCAAGCGGTGGTGTTGGCACGACATTATTGCAATTGCTCAAGCTAAAAGGAGTCGAAAATATTATTGCTGTGACATCCTCGACAAGTAAGTTTGAGCTTTTAAAAAGCTATGGAGCAAAGTATACATTTACCTATAGTGATTTTTCGCAAGGGGCGTTAGCTGTAACGAACCATGAAGGTGTAGATATCGTCTTTGATTCAGTCGCAGGAGATGTGACGAAACAAAGTCTTGTTTGTTTAAGGGAGTATGGTACATTGTTGCAATTTGGCAATGCCAGTGGCCAAATAGCCACCTTTACAAATTTAGATGTACATGCGAGCTGTCGCAATATAATGGGCTTCAGCTTAGGCACTACTCGTCAACTGCGGCCTAAATATATTCAAGAGCTGTCAACTGCGGTATTCGAATTGATTCGTCATCAACAGATTAAGACGCATATTGAACGTATATTTAACTTTGATTCTATTATAGAAGCTCATAAATTAATGGAGAGCACAGCACATAGTGGAAAGATATTAGTAGCTGTGGAATAGAGAAGGGAGTTTACTATGTCACAATATCGCGTCTTAGTATCAGATTATCCACTACCAGAGGCGAACTATAGAGGAACGCTAAAATTGACAGTAAGAGAGCTAAAAGCAATGTATCCAGTATCTCGTTCATGGGATGAATTAGATGACAGCGTGCAAGTTTTATACGCTGAAGATGAAGCAGCTTTTCAAAAGCTGAATATTTTTGAGTGGGGAGGTTATCCCTATGATTTGGATTTCTATGCTGAAAAAAGCTATGTTTATGGAATTGAAGGTAGATGGAATCAAGAGCTTGTAGAGCAGCTTACAGAATACATAAAATCCAATGTGCGCCCAGAATATTGTGCAGATATTATTACTTTTTGGGCTGGTGATGGGGAGCAACGCATGGATGAAACAAGTGTCCAAATTAACGAAATAACACCAGAAGACTTAGCGATTTTGGAACGTGCACATTGTCATTGTGTACGATTAATCTAGCTGTTAAAGGAGTGCTTACATGACAACCGCAATTATTTTTGATATGGATGGTACATTGTTTCAAACGAACTTGATTTTAGAGCCTGCGCTGGAAGCTACCTTTGACATCCTTCGTGCCAATGATGAATGGTCAGGCAACACGCCAATTGAAAAATACCGTGAAATTATGGGAGTGCCGCTGCCTGTCGTATGGGAAACTTTATGCCCAAAGCATAGTACAACACAGCATTTGCAAAGTAATAAGCTATTTCAACAAGCATTAATTGCACAAATACAGAGAGGTCAAGGTGCTTTATACAAAGGGGTGGAGGAAACATTAGCTGCCTTATCAACGCACTATCCTTTGTACATTGCAAGCAATGGACAAACAGCTTATTTACAGGCAATTGTCGCACAATACCAGCTAGATTGTTTTATTTCTGGTACATATAGTATTGATTTAATAGCTTCAGGAAATAAATCGGAGTTGGTTCAGCTTGTTAAAGAACAGCATCATATTGAGTCAGGCTATGTTGTGGGGGACCGATCTTCAGATATTAATGCAGCTCAGCATAATCAATTAAAATCGATAGGCGTTCGCTTTGATTTTGCGCAGGACAGTGAGCTAGCACAAGCGGATTATATTGTTGAGGATTTTATCGATATTTTAAAAATTGACAGAATAATAGATTAATTATGTTATAATAGTTACGTTTACTAAGGTCGACTTAATTAAGGAGTGTTATAAATGACAGTTTTACAACAAGACCAACTAACGGATTTATTAAAGCAATATGAGGAGGAAATGATTCAACTTCGCCGTCATTTCCATGAAAGTCCTGAGCTTTCATTTGAAGAAGTAGAAACACCAAAAACAATTGCAGCATTTCATCGTGCGTTGGGGCATGAGGTACGTGAAGGTGTTGGTGGCAATGGTGTTGTGGCGAAGCTAGTAGGTGGTAAGCCAGGGAAGACAGTAGCATTGCGAGCGGATTTTGATGCCTTGGCGATAACTGAGGAAACTGGTTTGCCATTCCAATCAAAGGTGAAAGGGCGTATGCATGCTTGTGGGCATGATGGACATACAGCCTCACTATTAATTTTAGCGAAGGCGTTTAATCAAATGAAGGATGAATTAGCAGGAACGATTGTCTTTATTCATCAACATGCGGAGGAGCTTGCACCAGGTGGAGCGATTGCCATGATTCAAGATGGCTGCTTGGAAGGTGTAGACGTTATTTTCGGTACGCATTTATGGGCGCCAACTGAGCTTGGTAAAATTCAAACAGCAAAAGGCCCGTTAATGGCTGCAGCAGATGCAATTTATATTACGATTAAAGGGAAAGGCGGGCACGGTTCGAACCCTAGTGATACGAAGGATTCCATTGTTCTTGCAGCACAGTTTATTACGAATTTACAACAGCTTGTCGCTCGTCGTGTGAACCCACTTCGTCCAGCTGTTGTATCAATTGGTCATATTGAGGCGCTAAATCCGTTCAATGTTATTGCTGACCAAGTGTATATGAAGGGCACTGTACGTACTTTCCATGAGGAGGAGCGCGGTTTATTAGAGCGTGAAATTGAGGAAATGCTAAAGGCAACATGCTATTTAACGAAGGCTGATTATCAATATGAATATGTTCGAGGCTATCCACCAGTAGTGAACCATGAAGCAGAAACAGAGCATGTGATGGCATCCGCAGAAAAAGTAGCTGGTGTAGAGGCTGTTGAGCTTGTTGATCCAAATATGGGAGGAGAGGATTTTGCTTACTTTTTAGAGGAAATTCCAGGGTCATTCTTCTTTACTGGAGCAAAAAATCCAGCGTGGGAGGAAGTGTATCCACATCACCATCCAAAATTCGATATCGATGAGCGTGCATTGCGTATTGCGGCAAATGTGTTAGGGCAAGCAACGTTAGATTATTTAGAAAAAAATAATTAACAATATTGATTCGCTCGATTAACTTAAAAAATAAAGGCATGTTTGAAAAGATATTACCTTTTCAAACATGCCCTTTTTTCGTTTGGTAGCCAATCATTATATATTTCTAAAATAAGGCGTTTTTTTCAGTACGGCACAAAGTGGGATAGCAATAGCAAGCCCGATTGCATTTTGTAGCAAGTCACCAGGTATAGATGCTAAAGGCTGTATCCAGTTGCCATATAAAATAACCTCACCAATATAGTAAACTGCAAGCATAACAGGCACAGAAACAACTGTAGCAACAATATTAATAATCATGCTCGTTCCTTTTTTACCGTTCATAAAGGCAATCTTACCAACGATAAATCCTTGTAAGAAGCGCGCGACAATCGTAATAGGTGCCCAAATTGCCCAGCCACCCATAATGTCGAACAATCCCATACCGGCAGCTCCAGCAATTGCCCCTTTTTTAGGTCCGAATAAAATGGCAATTGTGAAGAGCATTGCTGTTCCTAAATGAACAAGCCCCCCCTTTGCTGCGATAGGTAGCTTAATATTAATAAATGTTGCAATGACAACAAGTGCAATCAAAATAGCTGTCAGCACTAAATCAAATGTTTTATTTTGTGATTTTTGGGCACTTTGAATTTGTTGCATCGTAATCCTCCTTAAGTTGATATGAATTATTCATAACTTTAGCAGATAGCTGGTTGCTGTAAAAGTATCAATTTCTTTAAAAATATAGTGGTCAGTTTTGTTGTGAAAACAATTGTCTCCCATGTTAAGATGAACATATTAGAATTTGATTGGTGGATGATAAAGATGAAAAAAGTAGCTGTAATCCAAGATATGTCCTCCTTTGGGAAATGCTCATTAACAGCAGCATTACCTGTTTTATCAGTGATGGGGGTACAAGCATGCCCATTGCCAACTGCTATTTTGACAGCGCAAACAGAATTTCCAAGCTTTTTTTGTGAGGATTTGACATCAAAAATGGGGCATTTTACCGAGGAATGGCACAAAATGAATGCAAGCTTTGACGGCATTTTGACAGGCTTTGTAATGGGAGAGGAGCAAATTCAGCATATTTTTGATTTTTTGGATGTATTTCATGAGGAGCAAACGACTTTGCTTGTTGATCCTGTCATGGGCGATCAAGGTGAGGGCTATCCACTGTTTACAGGTCGCTTGCTAGAGCAAATGAAGGAGCTAGTAAAGCGTGCGGATATTATTACACCAAATTTAACGGAATGCTGTATGCTGACAGGGCTATCATATGAAAAATTGCACAGCTATACAGATGCAGGCGATTATTTACAGGCATTGGAGGAAGTGGCACAGTTACTAGCAGAAGAAACAAAAGCGAAAGTAATTTTAACAGGTATTGTGCCACCAACAGTAGAGCCAACAATTGGCAATTTACTCGTAGCAGATGGCACAACCATTTTCAGTCAACAGCCTTTCAATGGTGCAGGCTATTCAGGAACGGGTGATTTATTTGCCGCAACGATAATGGGGAGCGTTTTACGTGGACAGAGTATTGGGGAAGCAATCCAGTTAGCGGCACAATTTTTAACAGCTGCTATTAATGAAACACATGCACAGCAAATTCCACGCAATATGGGTGTGCACTTTGAGAAGTATTTGAAAATGTTGATTTAAAGGAGAAAACGAAGGATGAAAAACATTTATGCGTTTGAAAGTGTTGAGGAGCTACAAGCTTATTCAAAGGATATTGAGCAGCTAAATAAAAAGCTAGTTGCTTATCAGGCACTTTTAGAAAAGGAGTTTGGCTTAGACGATTTACCAAAGGCCATTGTGTGGACATCAAAGGAAAATGCAACAACAATTTTTTCTAATACACCTGTTCCAGCATATACGAATGACGTAAGAATTTGCATGTCGCCAATTGTGCAGGATTGGCGCGAATTTCATCTTGCACAGCTAGAAGGACAACGTAATGAACGCATTGAGAAATATTATAGCGAAATTACATTAGATCATGTGTTTTGCATACTAGCACATGAATTAACGCATCACCTTCAGTTATTTATTGATGATTTTGACGATGGGCGTAAAAATAGCATTTGGTTTGAGGAAGGTATGTGTGAATATTTGTCACAAAAGCTTACATTATCAGCTGAGCAATATGAGGAGCTTGTAGCAGTTGAGGGGAAATTGATTGAGTTATTTACAGAAAAATATGGGCAACATTCCTTGGACGAGTTTGGTAAGGGGAGCTATGAGGCAACGAGTTTGACAGCTATAATGATTTATTATTGGCGTAGCTCTAAGGCAATTAAATATATTGTTGAAGACTGTTATGGCGGAGATATTCATAAAGTTTTTGCACTATACTATGAGTGGGATAAAGCGGGAAGAACAGTGCCGTTGACGGAGTATTTTGGTGTAACGGCATTATAGGGGGATAGGGATGAGAAATGATGAGGTTGTACTTGTAACGTATGATAAAGCATGGGCAAAAGAGTTTGAACAAGCGAAGGAAGCGTTATTGTGTGTGACTAACTTGCTAAGCGAACAAATTGAGCATATCGGTAGCACATCAATTCAAGGAATGCGGGCAAAGCCAATTATTGATTTGCTAATTGGAGTTAAGGATTTAGCTTGTCTTGAAAAAGCCTTTTTCAAGAATTTATCAAAGGTAGGCTTTCATAGACTGCGAGTTGAGCGACCTGATGAAATTGTATGTGCAAAATTTACGGATGATACATTTCAAACAAAGACGCATTTTATTCATCTTGTGCAATATAAAGGGCAAAAGTGGCAGGAATTATTGTTTTTTAGAGATTTCTTAAGGGCAAATGCTGAAGCAAAAAAACAGTATGAGCAGCTAAAGCTATCGTTTTTTGAAACAGGCTTGCACGGTATTGCGGCATATACAGATTATAAAGAAGGCTTTGTAAAGTCGATTTTAGCAAAGCGAAGGGTGGATACATAATGGAAATTGTAGAATTAGCAATTGAATTTGAGTTTAATGGACAGAAAAATTGTATATATCCTAGCTTAATTGTGCTAAATAATGAATTAACTTTAGTAGATACAGGCTATGTACAGTTTTTACCTTTAATTGAAGAAGCGATAGTGGAGCATGGCTATGATTTAGCAAGCTTAAAAAATATTATTATTACCCACTATGATGATGATCATATTGGTTCACTATATGACTTTAAGGAAAAGTATCCATCGATTCATTTAATCGCTAGTAAAAAGGAGTCTAGCTCTATTAGTGGAGCGAAGAAGTCTGAAAGATTAACTCAGGCTGAGGCAATGCTTGAAAATATGGTAGGTGAGGAGCGAGAGTTTGGTGAGTGGTTCATTGGGCAGCTTAAAAGTGTAAAGCATGTTGCGATTGATGAAACTGTACAAGATGGCGATGTGATTTTAAATGGTGGGTGTAGAGTAATTGCTACACCGGGGCATACAGCTGGACATATTTCCTTGTATTTTCCTAGTCTCCAAAGTGTGATTACAGGTGATGCGGCTGTTAATGAAGAGCACAAATTGGTGATTGCTAACCCACAATTTTGTCTGGATATTGATGCAGCAAAACAATCTTTACAGAAGGTGATTGATTTACAGGCGAACACTTATTATTGCTATCACGGTGGGAAATTTGTTAACAGTGATTAGGAGAATTAAGCATGAAAATTAAACCAACAACAGATATAGTAGCATCTTGGATTAAGAGCTACGTGCCGCAAAAAGATTGATCAGAATTCAGCAGAAAACGCCTACTTCTACAGATGAGGGATGAATGCTGAGATAGGCTTTCATTCAGTAGGTGTCCAAACGCCCACTGAATTCTAATAAAGCCTCCGGCGGATGTCAGGGATTTTGAAAGGAGTCAATTGCGCAAGCACAATTCAAAATCCCGACGCAATTATGCCAAGGCATAATTGATTTTTTTATCAGTGGAGGATTTAGAAAGAAAGCTAGATTTATCGAATGTACTTGTTATGCCAAAAGATGAATTCTATGAGCATTCGGTCTATCAGCAGCCTGATTATGTTAATAGCTATGAATATTGGAATATAAAAAACGCTCAGTATGTCATTGTTGCGGAAAGTGATTGGATTGAGCTACTTGATGCAGAACAAAGGCAATTCATTTTAGCAGCATAACAAAAATATGAGCGAGGACTTGTAGTACCAGCCTCCTTTATTTAGAATATGGAACGAATTCCTAAAGACTATGTCCAGAATGAGCATGTAATTTTGCAGCATCAAATGTGGGAGCGGCTAGATTGGGTATGTAAGGAACAATTGCT belongs to Lysinibacillus louembei and includes:
- a CDS encoding MBL fold metallo-hydrolase, whose protein sequence is MEIVELAIEFEFNGQKNCIYPSLIVLNNELTLVDTGYVQFLPLIEEAIVEHGYDLASLKNIIITHYDDDHIGSLYDFKEKYPSIHLIASKKESSSISGAKKSERLTQAEAMLENMVGEEREFGEWFIGQLKSVKHVAIDETVQDGDVILNGGCRVIATPGHTAGHISLYFPSLQSVITGDAAVNEEHKLVIANPQFCLDIDAAKQSLQKVIDLQANTYYCYHGGKFVNSD
- a CDS encoding pyridoxamine kinase, yielding MKKVAVIQDMSSFGKCSLTAALPVLSVMGVQACPLPTAILTAQTEFPSFFCEDLTSKMGHFTEEWHKMNASFDGILTGFVMGEEQIQHIFDFLDVFHEEQTTLLVDPVMGDQGEGYPLFTGRLLEQMKELVKRADIITPNLTECCMLTGLSYEKLHSYTDAGDYLQALEEVAQLLAEETKAKVILTGIVPPTVEPTIGNLLVADGTTIFSQQPFNGAGYSGTGDLFAATIMGSVLRGQSIGEAIQLAAQFLTAAINETHAQQIPRNMGVHFEKYLKMLI
- a CDS encoding GrpB family protein, yielding MRNDEVVLVTYDKAWAKEFEQAKEALLCVTNLLSEQIEHIGSTSIQGMRAKPIIDLLIGVKDLACLEKAFFKNLSKVGFHRLRVERPDEIVCAKFTDDTFQTKTHFIHLVQYKGQKWQELLFFRDFLRANAEAKKQYEQLKLSFFETGLHGIAAYTDYKEGFVKSILAKRRVDT
- a CDS encoding amidohydrolase, which codes for MTVLQQDQLTDLLKQYEEEMIQLRRHFHESPELSFEEVETPKTIAAFHRALGHEVREGVGGNGVVAKLVGGKPGKTVALRADFDALAITEETGLPFQSKVKGRMHACGHDGHTASLLILAKAFNQMKDELAGTIVFIHQHAEELAPGGAIAMIQDGCLEGVDVIFGTHLWAPTELGKIQTAKGPLMAAADAIYITIKGKGGHGSNPSDTKDSIVLAAQFITNLQQLVARRVNPLRPAVVSIGHIEALNPFNVIADQVYMKGTVRTFHEEERGLLEREIEEMLKATCYLTKADYQYEYVRGYPPVVNHEAETEHVMASAEKVAGVEAVELVDPNMGGEDFAYFLEEIPGSFFFTGAKNPAWEEVYPHHHPKFDIDERALRIAANVLGQATLDYLEKNN
- a CDS encoding HAD hydrolase-like protein encodes the protein MTTAIIFDMDGTLFQTNLILEPALEATFDILRANDEWSGNTPIEKYREIMGVPLPVVWETLCPKHSTTQHLQSNKLFQQALIAQIQRGQGALYKGVEETLAALSTHYPLYIASNGQTAYLQAIVAQYQLDCFISGTYSIDLIASGNKSELVQLVKEQHHIESGYVVGDRSSDINAAQHNQLKSIGVRFDFAQDSELAQADYIVEDFIDILKIDRIID
- a CDS encoding quinone oxidoreductase family protein, whose translation is MKKIVIREFGEPNVLQYVETDKPTIDDSEVLIQVKNFSINYADIKNRKGGKATANFPMSLGLDLAGVVVAVGKSVTHLEIGDRVAAFAKDGTYAEYAVANEKLAFKLPEEVSFEQGAAGLTVTFLSYILTNELVNISRDASVIVHAASGGVGTTLLQLLKLKGVENIIAVTSSTSKFELLKSYGAKYTFTYSDFSQGALAVTNHEGVDIVFDSVAGDVTKQSLVCLREYGTLLQFGNASGQIATFTNLDVHASCRNIMGFSLGTTRQLRPKYIQELSTAVFELIRHQQIKTHIERIFNFDSIIEAHKLMESTAHSGKILVAVE
- a CDS encoding ABC transporter permease; amino-acid sequence: MLAILQSEWFKLRKSKITALLLVGPLVALLVGVSLNLQMEDGVNEWFLAMMFMNFTYALLFLPLITGVLAGTICRYEHQAGGWKQLLALPVSRGRVFSAKYVLLILLVLVIQLLYLAAIYAVGTVRGFTAPFPIEIVWKSIIGGWVATLPLVALQLWLSAAFKSFAAPFAINVIFTLPTIFAINSEKIAPYYPWAQPFSMMYIGGDTEDIFFIPWEQLLTVVGGSFLLFFLCGYIYFQRKTV
- a CDS encoding ECF transporter S component, producing MQQIQSAQKSQNKTFDLVLTAILIALVVIATFINIKLPIAAKGGLVHLGTAMLFTIAILFGPKKGAIAGAAGMGLFDIMGGWAIWAPITIVARFLQGFIVGKIAFMNGKKGTSMIINIVATVVSVPVMLAVYYIGEVILYGNWIQPLASIPGDLLQNAIGLAIAIPLCAVLKKTPYFRNI